The sequence GTTCTTAAACAATCGCCCAAGAAGATGACTGTTGAATGTGGGTAGTCCAAAATCAAGCAAGGAGAACCGCATGCTTAGTACCCAGCGCTTACAAAAGCTCAACCTGTTACAACAGGCATTATTAGGCCATGAGACCCTTGATGAAAAACTTAAAAAGATCACAGAAGGCGTTGTAGAGATATTTAATGCCGATTTTTGTCGTATATGGCTTAGCATGCCGGGGGACCGCTGTAATTCCGGCTGTATTCACGCCAATGCCAAAGAAGAGGATAAGATATGTCGTATGCGAGAACGTTGCCTGCACCTTGTTGCCAGCTCAGGCCGTTATACACATATAGAGGGCCCTCACAGCCGGATGCCATTTGGCTTGTACAAGCTGGGCCGCATAGCCAACGGAAAGATAAGCAAATTTCTCACCAACGATGTAGTAAATGATCCGCAGATAATGGACCATGAATGGGCCAGAGGGCTTGGCCTTGTCTCATTTGCAGGGTATAAGCTTCAAGATACCAATGGCGAACCTATAGGCGTTCTCGCGCTCTTCTCAAGACAATCTATCACCCCTGAAGAGGATGCTATGCTGGAAGGCTTTGCCGGCATAACCGCCCATGTCATCCAGACCACGAAGGCCGAAGGGGCGCTGAAGGTGGAGCGGGACAAGCTAAGAAATATCCTGGAATCTATGGGGGACGGCGTCTATATTGTAAACCAGACTCATGATATAGAATATATCAACCCTGTTATTGAAAGAGAGTTCGGTCCTATTGATGGACGTAAATGCTATGAATATTTTCATGACAGGGATAAGGTTTGTCCATGGTGCCCGAACAATAAGGTCTTTGCAGGAAAGACCGTCAGATGGGAATGGTATTCTGCTAAAAACAAAAAGACATATGACCTATTAGACACCCCATTACGAAATCA is a genomic window of Deltaproteobacteria bacterium containing:
- a CDS encoding PAS domain S-box protein, which produces MLSTQRLQKLNLLQQALLGHETLDEKLKKITEGVVEIFNADFCRIWLSMPGDRCNSGCIHANAKEEDKICRMRERCLHLVASSGRYTHIEGPHSRMPFGLYKLGRIANGKISKFLTNDVVNDPQIMDHEWARGLGLVSFAGYKLQDTNGEPIGVLALFSRQSITPEEDAMLEGFAGITAHVIQTTKAEGALKVERDKLRNILESMGDGVYIVNQTHDIEYINPVIEREFGPIDGRKCYEYFHDRDKVCPWCPNNKVFAGKTVRWEWYSAKNKKTYDLLDTPLRNQDGTISKLEIFRDITERKRAEQELALFRALLDRSNDAIEVVDPETGRFLDMNEKALLDLNYSREELPFLRVWDID